One window of Opisthocomus hoazin isolate bOpiHoa1 chromosome 15, bOpiHoa1.hap1, whole genome shotgun sequence genomic DNA carries:
- the LOC104333668 gene encoding acyl-coenzyme A synthetase ACSM4, mitochondrial-like — translation MKILLDFQVLRSPWSIQTLRRLFHQYRKTFAPVNFSDYEAIGRCEQEIPEYFNFASDVMDKWSQAEKERKRSSNPALWWINGKGDEMKWSFEELGFLSQKVANMLSGPCGLQRGDRVLVILPRIPEWWLVNLACIRTGIIIIPGTTQLTAQDISYRLLASKAQGIITTDVLAPEVDSVASKSQFLKTKLIVSQSSRAEWLNFSDLLKTAPAVHNCVKTKSQDPMAIYFTSGATGSPKMVEHSHGSYGLGFYVCGRYWLDVTHSDIVWNMSDTAWVKAAVGSFFAPWFQGACVFVHAMPEFDPTAVLNTLCRYPVTTLCSAPTAYCVLVQHDLTRHTFKALKHCVAGGEPLNPEVMAQWKSQTGLTIYEAYGQTETGMVCANIKGMKIKPGSLGKAAPPYDVQIVDENGSVLPPGKEGDIAINMSPKRPFPFFTQYVDDPEKTASTIRGNFYITGDRGSMDEDGYIWFMGRSDDVIISSGYRIGPFEVESALIQHPAVAESAVVSSPDPTRGEVVKAFVVLSPSFKSQDLKKLACELQDHVKKVTAPYKYPRKIEFVQQLPKTVTGKIRRHELRSKEWGQI, via the exons ATGAAGATTTTACTTGATTTTCAAGTGTTGCGGTCTCCATGGAGCATCCAGACACTACGCAGGTTATTCCACCAGTATCGCAAGACTTTTGCACCTGTGAATTTCTCAGATTATGAAGCTATTGGTCGTTGTGAACAGGAAATACCCGAGTACTTTAATTTTGCAAGTGATGTGATGGACAAGTGGTCTCAAGCAGAAAAG GAACGAAAGAGATCATCAAACCCAGCTCTTTGGTGGATAAATGGGAAAGGAGATGAAATGAAATGGAGCTTTGAAGAGTTGGGCTTCCTGTCGCAAAAAGTGGCCAACATGCTCTCTGGGCCATGTGGTCTGCAAAGAGGAGACCGAGTTTTAGTGATTCTACCGCGAATCCCAGAGTGGTGGCTGGTGAACTTGGCTTGTATTCGAACAG GTATTATCATCATCCCAGGGACAACACAACTCACAGCACAGGACATTTCTTATAGATTGCTGGCTTCCAAGGCTCAGGGCATTATTACAACTGATGTGCTTGCTCCTGAGGTGGACTCAGTTGCATCCAAGTCCCAGTTTCTGAAAACGAAGCTAATTGTATCTCAAAGCAGCAGGGCCGAGTGGCTGAACTTCAGCGATTTGCTCAA gactGCCCCTGCTGTCCATAACTGCGTGAAGACAAAAAGCCAGGATCCAATGGCAATCTATTTTACCAGTGGCGCCACAGGCTCTCCCAAAATGGTTGAACATTCCCATGGAAGCTATGGTCTGGGTTTTTATGTTTGTGGAAG ATACTGGCTGGATGTGACTCACTCAGACATCGTATGGAACATGTCAGACACTGCTTGGGTAAAGGCAGCTGTTGGGAGCTTTTTTGCTCCATGGTTCCAGGGCGCATGTGTGTTTGTACATGCCATGCCAGAGTTTGATCCAACAGCAGTCTTAAAT ACCTTGTGCAGATATCCAGTGACCACTCTGTGCAGCGCCCCAACTGCCTACTGTGTGCTGGTACAGCATGACCTCACCAG GCATACATTCAAGGCACTGAAGCACTGTGTGGCTGGAGGGGAACCACTCAACCCAGAAGTGATGGCACAGTGGAAAAGCCAAACGGGACTGACTATCTATGAAGCCTACGGCCAAACCGAAACT GGAATGGTATGTGCAAATataaaaggaatgaaaattaAGCCAGGTTCCTTGGGAAAGGCAGCTCCCCCCTACGATGTTCAG ATTGTAGATGAAAATGGCAGTGTTCTGCCTCCTGGGAAAGAAGGAGACATTGCTATCAATATGAGTCCCAAGCGGCCATTTCCGTTTTTCACTCAATACGTG GATGATCCAGAGAAAACTGCTTCCACAATCCGTGGGAACTTCTATATCACTGGAGACAGAGGGAGCATGGATGAGGATGGATACATATGGTTTATGGGGAGATCCGATGATGTCATCATCTCCTCTGG GTATCGTATCGGACCATTTGAAGTAGAGAGTGCCCTCATACAGCACCCAGCTGTTGCCGAGTCAGCAGTTGTCAGCAGCCCAGATCCCACCAGAGGAGAG GTGGTAAAAGCTTTTGTGGTCTTGTCTCCCTCCTTTAAGTCACAAGATCTAAAGAAACTGGCCTGTGAACTGCAAGATCATGTCAAGAAAGTCACTGCTCCATACAAGTATCCCAGAAAG ATTGAATTTGTCCAGCAGCTGCCAAAGACAGTCACTGGGAAAATCAGACGGCATGAACTGAGGAGCAAGGAATGGGGACAGATTTAG
- the THUMPD1 gene encoding THUMP domain-containing protein 1: MAAAEPAGRKRRSKGHFAAAAGRAKRPRGGGRQLEAGMRGILITCNMNERKCVGEAYSLLGEYGDLLYGPEQFSDHEERLSGSEKEEDEDDVEAALKKEVGQIRASTEQKLRRFQSVESGANNVVFIRTRGIEPENLVHHILKDMHATKKKKTRVILRMLPISGTCKAFMEDMKKYTETFFEPWFKAPNKGTFQIVYKARNNSHMSREEVIKELAGIVGSLNPENKVDLNNPQYTIVVEIIKNVCCLSVVRDYVLFRKYNLQEVVKSNKDDTQQNPSSLTEEQNSNVVKPETEEEKSSKEVKEENKNQGETEAEHKGNDVLTV; this comes from the exons ATGGCcgcggcggagccggcggggcggAAGCGGCGGTCCAAGGGGCACttcgcggcggcggcggggcgggccaagcggccccgcggcggcgggcggcagctgGAGGCCGGCATGCGCGGCATCCTCATCACTTGCAACATGAACGAGCGCAAGTGCGTGGGGGAGGCCTACAGCCTTCTCGGCGAGTACGGGGACCTGCTCTACGGGCCCGAGCAG TTTTCAGATCATGAGGAGCGGCTGTCGGGAAGCgagaaggaggaggatgaggacgaTGTTGAGGCTGCCCTGAAGAAGGAGGTTGGCCAGATCCGCGCCTCGACGGAGCAGAAGCTGCGGCGGTTCCAGTCGGTGGAGAGTGGCGCCAACAACGTGGTCTTCATTAGAACCCGGGGCATAG aacCTGAGAACCTGGTGCACCATATATTAAAGGATATGCATGCCactaagaagaagaaaacaagagtCATTCTGCGCATGCTGCCCATTTCTGGAACTTGCAAGGCTTTTATGGAGGATATGAAAAAATACACGGAAACGTTTTTTGAGCCTTGGTTTAAAGCCCCTAATAAGGGTACTTTTCAGATTGTTTACAAAGCTCGTAATAACAGTCATATGAGTAGGGAAGAAGTAATTAAGGAATTAGCAG GAATTGTGGGCAGCCTCAATCCAGAAAACAAAGTCGATCTTAATAACCCACAATATACAATTGTggtggaaataataaaaaacgtCTGTTGCTTGAGTGTGGTGAGAGACTATGTTCTGTTCAGAAAATACAATCTGCAGGAGGTGGTGAAGAGCAACAAAGATGACACACAACAAAACCCATCGAGTCTGACAGAAGAACAGAACTCAAACGTAGTAAAACCAGAAACTGAGGAGGAGAAGAGCTCAAAAGAAGTAAAAGAAGAGAACAAGAATCAAGGTGAAACAGAAGCTGAGCACAAGGGGAATGATGTGCTGACGGTGTAG
- the LOC104333669 gene encoding acyl-coenzyme A synthetase ACSM3, mitochondrial isoform X3, producing the protein MALAAVHFLRKIPNAMSLRAPLRRCLQLCCQCYPVHASLSYEAIKQHYRPEVPEYFNFARDVLDRWTEVEKAGKKSKNPAFWWVDGAGEEVRWSFEELGVLSRKAANVLSDACGLQRGDRVILILPRLPEWWLVNVACMRTGTVLIPGTQQLTAKDILHRLQKSKAKCIITDDSVAPAVDSVGAECQSLKFKLLMSEGHRGGWLNFKDLLKNAPSDHHCVTTKCQDPMAIYFTSGTTGSPKMAEHSHSSYGIGLTVNGRYWLDLTSSDVFWNTSDTGWAKSAWSSIFSPWIQGACVFVHKMPHFDPSIVFESLSRFPITVFCSPPTAYRMLVQHKLPSYTFKSLRHCVSAGEPINPEVMEEWKTHTGLDIHEGYGQTETVLICGNFKGMKIKPGSMGKPSPGYDVKIIDENSNILPPGKEGDIAIRVKPTRSLFLFTCYTDNPEKTEATVRGDFYVTGDRGIMDEDGYFWFVGRADDVINSSGYRIGPFEVESALVEHPAVVEAAAVSSPDPIRGEMEFVQQLPKTVSGKIRRNELRQKEWRKD; encoded by the exons ATGGCTCTTGCGGCTGTGCATTTTTTACGGAAGATCCCAAATGCCATGTCCCTGCGGGCTCCCCTGAGAAGATGCCTCCAACTTTGCTGCCAGTGTTACCCAGTTCATGCCTCTTTGAGTTATGAAGCCATAAAACAACACTACAGACCAGAGGTGCCAGAGTACTTCAACTTTGCAAGAGATGTGCTGGACAGATGGACTGAAGTGGAAAAG GCAGGAAAAAAGTCTAAAAACCCCGCATTCTGGTGGGTAGATGGTGCCGGAGAAGAGGTGAGGTGGAGCTTTGAGGAGCTGGGAGTGCTGTCCAGGAAAGCGGCAAACGTACTCTCTGATGCCTGCGGTCTGCAACGGGGAGACAGAGTTATTCTGATTCTGCCCCGGCTCCCAGAGTGGTGGCTGGTGAATGTGGCTTGCATGAGAACAG gAACTGTGCTGATTCCTGGCACACAGCAATTGACAGCAAAGGACATTCTTCACCGACTGCAGAAATCCAAGGCAAAGTGTATCATCACTGATGATTCTGTGGCACCAGCTGTAGACTCAGTTGGGGCTGAATGCCAGTCTTTGAAATTCAAGTTGCTTATGTCAGAGGGCCACAGAGGAGGATGGCTGAACTTTAAAGATCTCCTGAA aaatGCTCCTTCTGATCACCACTGTGTGACCACAAAGTGTCAAGATCCAATGGCCATCTATTTTACCAGTGGAACTACAGGATCTCCCAAAATGGCTGAACATTCCCACAGCAGCTATGGTATTGGCCTCACAGTAAATGGAAG GTACTGGCTGGACTTGACGTCCTCAGATGTATTTTGGAATACATCAGACACAGGCTGGGCAAAGTCAGCTTGGAGCAGCATTTTTTCACCATGGATTCAAGGGGCATGCGTATTTGTGCATAAGATGCCACACTTTGACCCAAGCATTGTCTTTGAG AGTCTGTCAAGATTTCCCATAACCGTCTTCTGTTCTCCTCCAACTGCCTATCGAATGCTTGTGCAACATAAACTGCCCAG CTATACATTCAAAAGCCTGCGGCACTGTGTGAGTGCTGGGGAGCCAATCAACCCTGAGGTGATGGAAGAATGGAAAACACATACTGGGCTGGATATTCACGAAGGCTATGGACAGACAGAAACG GTGCTGATCTGTGGAAATTTTAAGGGAATGAAAATCAAACCTGGCTCTATGGGAAAGCCATCTCCAGGGTATGATGTCAAG attataGATGAAAACAGTAATATTCTGCCTCCTGGAAAAGAAGGAGATATTGCCATCAGAGTAAAGCCTACAAGATcgctttttctttttacttgctATACT GACAATCCAGAGAAAACAGAGGCAACAGTACGTGGGGATTTTTATGTCACAGGAGACAGGGGGATTATGGATGAGGATGGATACTTCTGGTTTGTTGGAAGAGCTGATGATGTCATTAATTCTTCTGG ATACCGTATTGGACCATTTGAAGTAGAAAGTGCCCTAGTAGAGCATCCTGCAGTGGTGGAAGCAGCAGCTGTCAGCAGTCCAGACCCCATCAGAGGAGAg ATGGAGTTTGTTCAACAGTTGCCAAAAACTGTTAGTGGGAAGATCAGAAGAAATGAACTGCGCCAGAAGGAGTGGAGAAAAGATTAG
- the LOC104333669 gene encoding acyl-coenzyme A synthetase ACSM3, mitochondrial isoform X2 gives MALAAVHFLRKIPNAMSLRAPLRRCLQLCCQCYPVHASLSYEAIKQHYRPEVPEYFNFARDVLDRWTEVEKAGKKSKNPAFWWVDGAGEEVRWSFEELGVLSRKAANVLSDACGLQRGDRVILILPRLPEWWLVNVACMRTGTVLIPGTQQLTAKDILHRLQKSKAKCIITDDSVAPAVDSVGAECQSLKFKLLMSEGHRGGWLNFKDLLKNAPSDHHCVTTKCQDPMAIYFTSGTTGSPKMAEHSHSSYGIGLTVNGRYWLDLTSSDVFWNTSDTGWAKSAWSSIFSPWIQGACVFVHKMPHFDPSIVFESLSRFPITVFCSPPTAYRMLVQHKLPSYTFKSLRHCVSAGEPINPEVMEEWKTHTGLDIHEGYGQTETVLICGNFKGMKIKPGSMGKPSPGYDVKIIDENSNILPPGKEGDIAIRVKPTRSLFLFTCYTDNPEKTEATVRGDFYVTGDRGIMDEDGYFWFVGRADDVINSSGYRIGPFEVESALVEHPAVVEAAAVSSPDPIRGEKELQDHVKKVTAPYKYPRKMEFVQQLPKTVSGKIRRNELRQKEWRKD, from the exons ATGGCTCTTGCGGCTGTGCATTTTTTACGGAAGATCCCAAATGCCATGTCCCTGCGGGCTCCCCTGAGAAGATGCCTCCAACTTTGCTGCCAGTGTTACCCAGTTCATGCCTCTTTGAGTTATGAAGCCATAAAACAACACTACAGACCAGAGGTGCCAGAGTACTTCAACTTTGCAAGAGATGTGCTGGACAGATGGACTGAAGTGGAAAAG GCAGGAAAAAAGTCTAAAAACCCCGCATTCTGGTGGGTAGATGGTGCCGGAGAAGAGGTGAGGTGGAGCTTTGAGGAGCTGGGAGTGCTGTCCAGGAAAGCGGCAAACGTACTCTCTGATGCCTGCGGTCTGCAACGGGGAGACAGAGTTATTCTGATTCTGCCCCGGCTCCCAGAGTGGTGGCTGGTGAATGTGGCTTGCATGAGAACAG gAACTGTGCTGATTCCTGGCACACAGCAATTGACAGCAAAGGACATTCTTCACCGACTGCAGAAATCCAAGGCAAAGTGTATCATCACTGATGATTCTGTGGCACCAGCTGTAGACTCAGTTGGGGCTGAATGCCAGTCTTTGAAATTCAAGTTGCTTATGTCAGAGGGCCACAGAGGAGGATGGCTGAACTTTAAAGATCTCCTGAA aaatGCTCCTTCTGATCACCACTGTGTGACCACAAAGTGTCAAGATCCAATGGCCATCTATTTTACCAGTGGAACTACAGGATCTCCCAAAATGGCTGAACATTCCCACAGCAGCTATGGTATTGGCCTCACAGTAAATGGAAG GTACTGGCTGGACTTGACGTCCTCAGATGTATTTTGGAATACATCAGACACAGGCTGGGCAAAGTCAGCTTGGAGCAGCATTTTTTCACCATGGATTCAAGGGGCATGCGTATTTGTGCATAAGATGCCACACTTTGACCCAAGCATTGTCTTTGAG AGTCTGTCAAGATTTCCCATAACCGTCTTCTGTTCTCCTCCAACTGCCTATCGAATGCTTGTGCAACATAAACTGCCCAG CTATACATTCAAAAGCCTGCGGCACTGTGTGAGTGCTGGGGAGCCAATCAACCCTGAGGTGATGGAAGAATGGAAAACACATACTGGGCTGGATATTCACGAAGGCTATGGACAGACAGAAACG GTGCTGATCTGTGGAAATTTTAAGGGAATGAAAATCAAACCTGGCTCTATGGGAAAGCCATCTCCAGGGTATGATGTCAAG attataGATGAAAACAGTAATATTCTGCCTCCTGGAAAAGAAGGAGATATTGCCATCAGAGTAAAGCCTACAAGATcgctttttctttttacttgctATACT GACAATCCAGAGAAAACAGAGGCAACAGTACGTGGGGATTTTTATGTCACAGGAGACAGGGGGATTATGGATGAGGATGGATACTTCTGGTTTGTTGGAAGAGCTGATGATGTCATTAATTCTTCTGG ATACCGTATTGGACCATTTGAAGTAGAAAGTGCCCTAGTAGAGCATCCTGCAGTGGTGGAAGCAGCAGCTGTCAGCAGTCCAGACCCCATCAGAGGAGAg aaagagctACAAGACCACGTTAAGAAAGTTACTGCTCCATACAAGTATCCTAGGAAG ATGGAGTTTGTTCAACAGTTGCCAAAAACTGTTAGTGGGAAGATCAGAAGAAATGAACTGCGCCAGAAGGAGTGGAGAAAAGATTAG
- the LOC104333669 gene encoding acyl-coenzyme A synthetase ACSM3, mitochondrial isoform X1 — protein MALAAVHFLRKIPNAMSLRAPLRRCLQLCCQCYPVHASLSYEAIKQHYRPEVPEYFNFARDVLDRWTEVEKAGKKSKNPAFWWVDGAGEEVRWSFEELGVLSRKAANVLSDACGLQRGDRVILILPRLPEWWLVNVACMRTGTVLIPGTQQLTAKDILHRLQKSKAKCIITDDSVAPAVDSVGAECQSLKFKLLMSEGHRGGWLNFKDLLKNAPSDHHCVTTKCQDPMAIYFTSGTTGSPKMAEHSHSSYGIGLTVNGRYWLDLTSSDVFWNTSDTGWAKSAWSSIFSPWIQGACVFVHKMPHFDPSIVFESLSRFPITVFCSPPTAYRMLVQHKLPSYTFKSLRHCVSAGEPINPEVMEEWKTHTGLDIHEGYGQTETVLICGNFKGMKIKPGSMGKPSPGYDVKIIDENSNILPPGKEGDIAIRVKPTRSLFLFTCYTDNPEKTEATVRGDFYVTGDRGIMDEDGYFWFVGRADDVINSSGYRIGPFEVESALVEHPAVVEAAAVSSPDPIRGEVVKAFVVLTPDYASHDPEKMKKELQDHVKKVTAPYKYPRKMEFVQQLPKTVSGKIRRNELRQKEWRKD, from the exons ATGGCTCTTGCGGCTGTGCATTTTTTACGGAAGATCCCAAATGCCATGTCCCTGCGGGCTCCCCTGAGAAGATGCCTCCAACTTTGCTGCCAGTGTTACCCAGTTCATGCCTCTTTGAGTTATGAAGCCATAAAACAACACTACAGACCAGAGGTGCCAGAGTACTTCAACTTTGCAAGAGATGTGCTGGACAGATGGACTGAAGTGGAAAAG GCAGGAAAAAAGTCTAAAAACCCCGCATTCTGGTGGGTAGATGGTGCCGGAGAAGAGGTGAGGTGGAGCTTTGAGGAGCTGGGAGTGCTGTCCAGGAAAGCGGCAAACGTACTCTCTGATGCCTGCGGTCTGCAACGGGGAGACAGAGTTATTCTGATTCTGCCCCGGCTCCCAGAGTGGTGGCTGGTGAATGTGGCTTGCATGAGAACAG gAACTGTGCTGATTCCTGGCACACAGCAATTGACAGCAAAGGACATTCTTCACCGACTGCAGAAATCCAAGGCAAAGTGTATCATCACTGATGATTCTGTGGCACCAGCTGTAGACTCAGTTGGGGCTGAATGCCAGTCTTTGAAATTCAAGTTGCTTATGTCAGAGGGCCACAGAGGAGGATGGCTGAACTTTAAAGATCTCCTGAA aaatGCTCCTTCTGATCACCACTGTGTGACCACAAAGTGTCAAGATCCAATGGCCATCTATTTTACCAGTGGAACTACAGGATCTCCCAAAATGGCTGAACATTCCCACAGCAGCTATGGTATTGGCCTCACAGTAAATGGAAG GTACTGGCTGGACTTGACGTCCTCAGATGTATTTTGGAATACATCAGACACAGGCTGGGCAAAGTCAGCTTGGAGCAGCATTTTTTCACCATGGATTCAAGGGGCATGCGTATTTGTGCATAAGATGCCACACTTTGACCCAAGCATTGTCTTTGAG AGTCTGTCAAGATTTCCCATAACCGTCTTCTGTTCTCCTCCAACTGCCTATCGAATGCTTGTGCAACATAAACTGCCCAG CTATACATTCAAAAGCCTGCGGCACTGTGTGAGTGCTGGGGAGCCAATCAACCCTGAGGTGATGGAAGAATGGAAAACACATACTGGGCTGGATATTCACGAAGGCTATGGACAGACAGAAACG GTGCTGATCTGTGGAAATTTTAAGGGAATGAAAATCAAACCTGGCTCTATGGGAAAGCCATCTCCAGGGTATGATGTCAAG attataGATGAAAACAGTAATATTCTGCCTCCTGGAAAAGAAGGAGATATTGCCATCAGAGTAAAGCCTACAAGATcgctttttctttttacttgctATACT GACAATCCAGAGAAAACAGAGGCAACAGTACGTGGGGATTTTTATGTCACAGGAGACAGGGGGATTATGGATGAGGATGGATACTTCTGGTTTGTTGGAAGAGCTGATGATGTCATTAATTCTTCTGG ATACCGTATTGGACCATTTGAAGTAGAAAGTGCCCTAGTAGAGCATCCTGCAGTGGTGGAAGCAGCAGCTGTCAGCAGTCCAGACCCCATCAGAGGAGAg GTAGTGAAAGCCTTTGTTGTTTTAACACCTGACTATGCTTCACATGATccggaaaaaatgaagaaagagctACAAGACCACGTTAAGAAAGTTACTGCTCCATACAAGTATCCTAGGAAG ATGGAGTTTGTTCAACAGTTGCCAAAAACTGTTAGTGGGAAGATCAGAAGAAATGAACTGCGCCAGAAGGAGTGGAGAAAAGATTAG